A genomic window from Micromonospora ferruginea includes:
- a CDS encoding type II toxin-antitoxin system HipA family toxin: MSLSENFFAVLLHGERIGTLCQRGDHTRFLLNEEYIMDPERDVLGLRFEESLRKPYSSALRLPPWFSNLLPEGPLRQWIATDRGVSLDREMELLAQVGHDLPGAVQVLPTDGPDVEPDWSDRATPRTPRVTSAAGVSPWRFSLAGVALKFSMLAQGDRLTVPAADDRGDWLVKFPDYRYSEVPRNEFVMMSFAKAAGLDVPEVLLVHRDELEGLPGRMWPNSEEWAFAVKRFDRSNADRRVSVHIEDLAQVRDFYPEAKYQSSYETVGALVYRGFDTESLIEFVRRLAFYVLVGNGDGHLKNWSLRYANRRVPKLSPAYDIVSTQAYRDSLDGPEDLGLRFGLGKRFEDVNLETFAVFKGRLERRLGEVSADLPGVAEECVERALEVWPAYRALLEENPPLLNSIDSWITSRASAFR; this comes from the coding sequence ATGAGTTTGTCTGAGAACTTCTTTGCAGTTCTGCTGCATGGCGAGCGCATCGGAACCCTTTGTCAGCGTGGCGATCACACACGCTTCCTCCTAAACGAAGAATACATTATGGATCCCGAAAGGGATGTCTTAGGCCTGCGGTTCGAAGAAAGTCTACGGAAGCCCTATTCCTCTGCTCTCCGGCTACCGCCGTGGTTTTCCAACCTGCTGCCGGAAGGGCCACTGAGGCAGTGGATAGCGACTGATAGAGGGGTTTCGTTAGATCGCGAAATGGAACTGCTGGCGCAAGTAGGGCACGACCTTCCCGGCGCGGTTCAAGTTCTCCCGACGGATGGACCCGATGTTGAACCTGACTGGTCGGATCGAGCCACTCCTAGAACTCCGAGAGTCACCTCCGCTGCAGGGGTGAGTCCATGGAGATTCTCTCTTGCGGGCGTGGCATTAAAATTCTCGATGCTGGCTCAAGGCGACAGGTTGACCGTCCCCGCTGCAGACGATCGAGGAGATTGGCTAGTAAAGTTCCCCGACTATCGTTATTCCGAGGTCCCGCGCAACGAATTCGTGATGATGTCGTTCGCCAAGGCCGCGGGTCTCGATGTGCCCGAAGTGCTACTCGTGCATCGAGATGAGCTGGAGGGCTTGCCTGGCAGGATGTGGCCGAATAGTGAAGAATGGGCTTTCGCGGTCAAGCGTTTCGATCGTTCAAATGCAGACCGGCGCGTTTCTGTGCATATCGAGGATCTGGCGCAGGTCCGGGATTTCTACCCAGAGGCTAAGTATCAGAGTTCTTACGAGACCGTTGGCGCTCTAGTCTACCGCGGATTTGATACTGAGTCCTTAATCGAGTTCGTGCGGAGACTGGCTTTTTATGTCTTGGTAGGGAATGGAGATGGTCATCTGAAAAACTGGTCGCTCCGATACGCAAACCGGCGCGTTCCAAAGCTATCCCCCGCCTATGACATTGTTTCAACCCAGGCATATAGAGACTCGCTAGATGGCCCCGAAGACCTGGGTCTGCGATTTGGTTTGGGAAAGCGATTTGAGGATGTAAACCTTGAAACGTTTGCTGTTTTCAAAGGCAGGCTTGAGCGTCGGCTAGGCGAGGTTAGCGCCGATCTACCTGGAGTTGCGGAGGAGTGCGTAGAGCGCGCGCTTGAGGTTTGGCCGGCCTACCGTGCGCTATTGGAAGAAAACCCTCCGTTGCTGAACTCAATCGACTCATGGATCACTTCTCGAGCTTCGGCGTTTCGCTAA
- a CDS encoding MFS transporter produces MKQRRGTSIVSRRGNAAHRFYSVVVFVVLASLDNVAIGLVPPLYGPISGALGVPQRLLGLVTAVSFLVSAVAAVGWAYVGDRTNRKPLLMVGTLIWAAGTGGSALADRYPTFQVAQLVAAIGLGAVGSVGFSVVTDLISPRRRGLVMSFWGLSQGVGTLAGTLAGGLLGATDWRRPFLLLAGVGLAATVAYLFTYDIARGQSEPELAEALDAGGEYDYRISRADLPRILARRTNRWLIMQGLTAQAAFGSLVWLPVLFSQRAEAQGYSAATAVVVGSVFATLFQLGGVLSIVGGLVGDALQRRTPSGRALVATVGILAAVPFYLVLFFVPIHIDVPDGAGSGAVVAAVLSSVLTEPTVGLSLLTAVVALALTSANSPNWFALIADVNPPEHRGTVYSLGNLVNGVGRAAGNGLVGVAFAALRVAFPPPLNYAVGLAAFQLFFVPTGVMYWLAARTSPRDIAQVRALLHTRADRLEGEGGGPA; encoded by the coding sequence GTGAAACAACGCAGGGGCACTTCGATTGTCTCTCGGCGCGGGAACGCGGCGCACCGGTTCTACAGCGTCGTGGTCTTCGTCGTGCTCGCCTCGCTGGACAACGTGGCGATCGGCCTGGTGCCGCCGCTGTACGGGCCGATCTCCGGCGCGCTCGGCGTACCCCAGCGGTTGCTCGGCCTGGTCACCGCCGTCAGCTTCCTGGTCAGCGCGGTGGCGGCGGTGGGCTGGGCGTACGTCGGCGACCGCACCAACCGCAAGCCGCTGCTCATGGTCGGCACGCTGATCTGGGCGGCCGGCACCGGCGGCAGCGCGCTGGCCGACCGGTATCCGACGTTCCAGGTCGCCCAACTCGTCGCCGCGATCGGGCTGGGCGCGGTCGGCTCGGTCGGCTTCTCCGTGGTCACCGACCTGATCTCGCCGCGCCGTCGCGGCCTGGTGATGAGCTTCTGGGGGCTGTCCCAGGGCGTCGGCACGCTCGCCGGCACGCTGGCCGGGGGACTGCTCGGCGCGACCGACTGGCGGCGGCCGTTCCTGCTGCTGGCCGGCGTGGGCCTGGCCGCCACCGTGGCCTACCTCTTCACGTACGACATCGCGCGCGGGCAGAGCGAGCCGGAGCTGGCCGAGGCGCTGGACGCCGGCGGCGAGTACGACTACCGGATCAGCCGCGCCGACCTGCCCCGGATCCTGGCCCGGCGGACCAACCGCTGGCTGATCATGCAGGGGCTCACCGCGCAGGCGGCCTTCGGTTCGCTGGTCTGGCTGCCGGTGCTGTTCAGCCAGCGGGCCGAGGCGCAGGGCTACTCGGCGGCCACCGCCGTGGTGGTGGGCAGCGTGTTCGCCACCCTGTTCCAGCTCGGTGGCGTGCTGTCCATCGTGGGCGGGTTGGTCGGTGACGCGTTGCAACGGCGTACGCCGAGCGGCCGTGCGCTGGTCGCGACCGTGGGCATCCTCGCGGCCGTGCCGTTCTACCTGGTGCTGTTCTTCGTGCCGATCCACATCGACGTGCCCGACGGCGCCGGCTCCGGCGCGGTGGTGGCGGCCGTGCTGTCCAGCGTGCTGACCGAGCCGACGGTCGGGCTGAGCCTGCTCACCGCCGTGGTCGCGTTGGCGCTGACCTCGGCCAATTCGCCGAACTGGTTCGCGTTGATCGCGGACGTGAACCCGCCGGAGCACCGGGGCACGGTCTACAGCCTCGGCAACCTGGTCAACGGCGTGGGGCGGGCGGCCGGGAACGGACTGGTCGGGGTGGCGTTCGCCGCGCTGCGGGTGGCGTTCCCGCCGCCGCTGAACTACGCGGTGGGGCTGGCCGCGTTCCAGTTGTTCTTCGTGCCGACCGGGGTCATGTACTGGCTGGCCGCCCGCACCTCCCCGCGCGACATCGCCCAGGTGCGCGCGCTCCTGCACACCCGGGCCGACCGCCTGGAGGGCGAAGGCGGGGGCCCCGCTTAA
- a CDS encoding alpha-amylase family glycosyl hydrolase produces the protein MNTDATQQAPATGWWTEAVIYQVYPRSFADSDGDGIGDLPGITARLDHLAELGVDAVWLSPFYPSPQADAGYDVADYRDVDPLFGTLADADKLIAEAKSRGLRVIVDLVPNHTSSAHRWFTAAVASAPGSPERQRYVIRDGNGPDGAQPPNDWESVFGGPAWTRLPDGQWYLHLFDPGQPDLNWDNPEVREEFLDVLRFWLDRGVDGFRVDVAHGLIKQADLADWQEPQEILSGNEADKPRPPMWDQDGVHEIYREWRRLLDSYAGERVLVAEAWVEPAERLARYVRPDEMHQAFNFEYLMAAWTAPAQYAVITRSLEATDAVGAPTTWVLSNHDVVRHASRLGLTTGGGRMNGIGVDDPQPDAALGLRRARAASLLMLALPGSAYLYQGEELGLPEHTTLPDEARQDPTWARSGHTQRGRDGCRVPIPWEADAPSYGFGPADASWLPQPPVWAEYALDRQREVPGSTYELYRTALRLRREHGLARGPMRFLSSGDEVLTFTNGDLTVLTNFGATPAPLPAGASVLASSAPLDGSSVPTDVTVWFAV, from the coding sequence CTGAACACCGACGCGACGCAGCAGGCCCCGGCCACCGGCTGGTGGACCGAGGCGGTCATCTACCAGGTCTACCCGCGCTCGTTCGCCGACTCCGACGGCGACGGCATCGGTGACCTGCCGGGCATCACGGCCCGCCTCGACCACCTCGCCGAGCTGGGGGTCGACGCGGTCTGGCTGTCCCCGTTCTATCCGTCCCCGCAGGCCGACGCCGGCTACGACGTGGCCGACTACCGGGACGTCGACCCGCTCTTCGGCACGCTCGCCGACGCCGACAAGCTGATCGCCGAGGCGAAGTCCCGCGGCCTGCGCGTGATCGTCGACCTGGTGCCCAACCACACCTCGTCCGCGCACCGCTGGTTCACCGCCGCCGTGGCCTCCGCGCCGGGCAGCCCGGAACGGCAGCGCTACGTCATCCGCGACGGCAACGGCCCGGACGGCGCCCAGCCGCCGAACGACTGGGAGAGCGTGTTCGGCGGCCCGGCCTGGACCCGGCTGCCCGACGGCCAGTGGTACCTGCACCTGTTCGACCCCGGCCAGCCCGACCTCAACTGGGACAACCCGGAGGTGCGCGAGGAGTTCCTCGACGTGCTGCGCTTCTGGCTCGACCGGGGCGTCGACGGGTTCCGGGTGGACGTGGCGCACGGCCTGATCAAGCAGGCCGACCTGGCCGACTGGCAGGAGCCGCAGGAGATCCTCTCCGGCAACGAGGCGGACAAGCCGCGCCCGCCGATGTGGGACCAGGACGGCGTGCACGAGATCTACCGGGAGTGGCGGCGGCTGCTCGACTCGTACGCCGGGGAGCGGGTCCTCGTCGCCGAGGCGTGGGTGGAGCCGGCCGAGCGGCTGGCCCGCTACGTCCGGCCGGACGAGATGCACCAGGCGTTCAACTTCGAGTACCTGATGGCCGCCTGGACCGCCCCGGCCCAGTACGCGGTGATCACCCGTTCGCTGGAGGCCACCGACGCGGTCGGCGCGCCCACCACCTGGGTGCTGTCCAACCACGACGTGGTCCGGCACGCCTCCCGCCTCGGGCTGACCACCGGCGGCGGGCGGATGAACGGCATCGGCGTCGACGACCCGCAGCCGGACGCGGCGCTCGGCCTGCGGCGGGCCCGCGCGGCCAGCCTGCTGATGCTCGCGCTGCCCGGCTCGGCCTACCTCTACCAGGGCGAGGAACTGGGGCTGCCGGAGCACACCACGCTGCCCGACGAGGCCCGGCAGGACCCGACCTGGGCCCGCAGCGGGCACACCCAGCGCGGCCGGGACGGCTGCCGGGTGCCGATCCCGTGGGAGGCCGACGCCCCGTCGTACGGCTTCGGCCCGGCCGACGCGAGTTGGCTGCCCCAGCCGCCGGTCTGGGCGGAGTACGCGCTGGACCGGCAGCGCGAGGTGCCCGGCTCGACGTACGAGCTGTACCGCACCGCCTTGCGGCTGCGCCGCGAGCACGGGCTGGCCCGGGGGCCGATGCGCTTCCTCTCCTCCGGTGACGAGGTGTTGACGTTCACCAACGGCGACCTGACCGTGCTGACCAACTTCGGCGCGACGCCGGCGCCGTTGCCCGCCGGCGCTTCGGTGCTGGCGTCCAGCGCCCCCCTCGACGGCTCGTCGGTCCCCACCGACGTCACCGTGTGGTTCGCGGTGTAA
- a CDS encoding LacI family DNA-binding transcriptional regulator has translation MTKIDDVARLAGVSTATVSRALRGLPTVSAATRRRVLAAAEQLQYAVSPSASRLAGGRTGTVAVVVPRITRWFFGTVVEAVEDFLQQNGYDLLLYNLGGREQTRQRVLRTAALHKRVDAIILVATPLRTADVHALTKLDLPGVTISSGSGVPGWPCVRIDDVAAARTATRHLLDLGHTRIAHISGDPDDELAFTTHLDRRRGYQEALRAAGLRPDPSLDVESRFTIDGGTHATAELLARGEPPTAIFAACDEMAMGAVTALRDAGLRVPQDVSVIGIDDHDLAGVLGLSTIAQPAADQGRLAAQILLDPLGTRVADPYPGVVPVPRQAGADRRTPTSVILPTRLVVRDSTAPPRAH, from the coding sequence ATGACCAAGATTGACGACGTCGCCCGCCTGGCCGGGGTCTCCACGGCCACCGTGTCCCGCGCGCTGCGCGGCCTGCCGACCGTCTCCGCCGCCACCCGCCGCCGGGTGCTCGCCGCCGCCGAACAGCTCCAGTACGCGGTCTCCCCCAGCGCCTCCCGACTGGCCGGCGGACGGACCGGCACCGTGGCGGTGGTGGTCCCCCGGATCACCCGCTGGTTCTTCGGCACGGTCGTCGAGGCGGTCGAGGACTTCCTCCAGCAGAACGGCTACGACCTCCTGCTCTACAACCTCGGCGGCCGGGAACAGACCCGCCAGCGGGTGCTGCGCACCGCCGCCCTGCACAAGCGGGTGGACGCGATCATCCTGGTCGCCACCCCGCTGCGCACCGCCGACGTGCACGCGCTCACCAAACTCGACCTGCCCGGCGTGACGATCAGCTCCGGCAGCGGGGTGCCCGGCTGGCCGTGCGTCCGGATCGACGACGTGGCCGCCGCCCGGACCGCCACCCGGCACCTGCTCGACCTCGGGCACACCCGGATCGCGCACATCTCCGGCGACCCGGACGACGAACTGGCCTTCACCACCCACCTGGACCGGCGACGCGGCTACCAGGAGGCGCTGCGCGCCGCCGGCCTCCGGCCCGACCCGAGCCTCGACGTCGAGTCCCGGTTCACCATCGACGGCGGCACCCACGCCACCGCCGAGCTGCTCGCCCGGGGCGAACCGCCGACCGCCATCTTCGCCGCCTGCGACGAGATGGCGATGGGCGCGGTCACCGCGCTGCGCGACGCCGGGCTGCGGGTGCCCCAGGACGTCAGCGTGATCGGCATCGACGACCACGACCTCGCCGGCGTGCTCGGGCTCAGCACCATCGCCCAACCCGCCGCCGACCAGGGACGGCTCGCCGCGCAGATCCTGCTCGACCCGCTGGGCACGCGCGTCGCCGACCCGTACCCCGGCGTGGTGCCGGTGCCGCGCCAGGCCGGCGCCGACCGGCGGACGCCGACCTCGGTGATCCTGCCCACTCGGCTGGTCGTGCGGGACTCGACCGCGCCGCCCCGGGCACACTGA
- a CDS encoding carbohydrate ABC transporter permease, with protein MTTATPTVGAGVQPPAPLTRAARVRKRLNSRTATLVSIVLALLWTIPTFGLFISSFRPEDQIKTTGWWTFFSDPQFTLQNYQDVLFSTGSSGQLASYFINSLAITIPSVLFPIAFASLAAYALAWINFRGRDWLYIGIFALQIVPLQMALVPLLRFFSTGVTVGGVQLLPAWDLVDEQKFAQVWFAHTCFALPFAVYLLHNFISQLPGDLMEAARVDGATHPKIFRTIVLPLITPALAAIGIFQFLWVWNDLLVALIFAGGGDETAPLTVRLAELAGTRGNEWQRLTAGAFVSIVVPLLVFLSLQRYFVRGLLAGSVKG; from the coding sequence ATGACCACCGCCACGCCCACCGTCGGAGCCGGCGTCCAACCCCCGGCGCCGCTCACCCGGGCCGCCCGCGTCCGCAAGCGGCTCAACAGCCGCACCGCGACGCTCGTCTCGATCGTGCTCGCGCTGCTCTGGACGATCCCCACCTTCGGCCTGTTCATCTCCTCGTTCCGGCCCGAGGACCAGATCAAGACCACCGGCTGGTGGACGTTCTTCAGCGACCCGCAGTTCACCCTGCAGAACTACCAGGACGTGCTGTTCAGCACCGGCTCGTCGGGCCAGCTCGCCAGCTACTTCATCAACTCGCTGGCGATCACCATCCCGTCGGTGCTGTTCCCGATCGCGTTCGCCTCGCTGGCCGCGTACGCGCTGGCCTGGATCAACTTCAGGGGCCGCGACTGGCTCTACATCGGGATCTTCGCGCTGCAGATCGTGCCGCTGCAGATGGCCCTCGTGCCGCTGCTGCGGTTCTTCTCCACCGGCGTCACCGTCGGCGGCGTCCAACTCCTGCCCGCGTGGGACCTGGTCGACGAGCAGAAGTTCGCCCAGGTGTGGTTCGCGCACACCTGCTTCGCGCTTCCGTTCGCCGTCTACCTGCTGCACAACTTCATCTCGCAGCTCCCCGGCGACCTGATGGAGGCGGCCCGGGTCGACGGCGCCACCCACCCGAAGATCTTCCGCACCATCGTGCTGCCGCTGATCACGCCCGCGCTGGCGGCGATCGGCATCTTCCAGTTCCTCTGGGTCTGGAACGACCTGCTGGTCGCGCTGATCTTCGCCGGGGGCGGCGACGAGACCGCCCCGCTGACGGTCCGGCTCGCCGAGCTGGCCGGCACCCGGGGCAACGAGTGGCAACGGCTCACCGCCGGCGCGTTCGTCTCGATCGTCGTACCGCTGCTGGTGTTCCTGTCCCTCCAGCGCTACTTCGTGCGGGGCCTGCTCGCCGGCAGCGTCAAGGGTTGA
- a CDS encoding carbohydrate ABC transporter permease: MEFDFAAEQPKFLMLMYGLIAFVAVVGGLLLLLDVVPAFFARRREAQLVAASASGAPVPRRRKQREGGFAFFFLLPTLLLLTIGLVIPAVRTTLLSFMDSSSTNWVGLDNYGWMFSEDSIFRVLINTLIWVLLVPLVASAFGLIYAVLVDRARFESVAKSLIFLPMAISFVGAAIIWKFIYAYRGDEQDQIGLLNQIVVTLGGEPKQWLLDSPLNTFLLIVIMVWIQAGFAMVVLSAAIKAIPADIIEAARLDGTTPWQMFWRITMPSIRPALIVVVVTISIATLKVFDIVRTATNGNYDTNVIATEMYNQAFRYGENGQGSALAVFLFVLVLPLVIYQIRNLRKQREG; encoded by the coding sequence ATGGAGTTCGACTTCGCGGCGGAACAGCCGAAGTTCCTCATGCTGATGTACGGGCTGATCGCTTTCGTCGCGGTGGTGGGCGGGCTGCTCCTGCTCCTCGACGTGGTGCCGGCCTTCTTCGCCCGGCGCCGGGAGGCGCAACTGGTCGCGGCCTCGGCGAGCGGCGCCCCGGTGCCGCGCCGGCGCAAGCAGCGGGAGGGCGGGTTCGCGTTCTTCTTCCTGCTGCCGACGCTGCTGCTGCTGACCATCGGGCTGGTGATCCCGGCCGTCCGCACCACGCTGCTCTCCTTCATGGACTCGAGCAGCACCAACTGGGTGGGACTGGACAACTACGGCTGGATGTTCTCCGAGGACTCGATCTTCCGGGTCCTCATCAACACCCTGATCTGGGTGCTACTGGTGCCGCTGGTGGCCAGCGCGTTCGGCCTGATCTACGCCGTCCTGGTGGACCGGGCCAGGTTCGAGTCGGTGGCCAAGTCGCTGATCTTCCTGCCGATGGCGATCTCGTTCGTCGGCGCCGCCATCATCTGGAAGTTCATCTACGCCTACCGGGGCGACGAGCAGGACCAGATCGGCCTGCTCAACCAGATCGTGGTCACCCTGGGCGGCGAGCCGAAGCAGTGGCTGCTGGACTCGCCGCTCAACACGTTCCTGCTCATCGTGATCATGGTGTGGATCCAGGCCGGCTTCGCCATGGTGGTGCTCTCCGCGGCCATCAAGGCCATCCCGGCGGACATCATCGAGGCGGCCCGGCTGGACGGCACCACCCCGTGGCAGATGTTCTGGCGGATCACCATGCCGAGCATCCGGCCGGCGCTGATCGTGGTGGTGGTGACGATCTCCATCGCCACGCTCAAGGTCTTCGACATCGTCCGGACCGCCACCAACGGCAACTACGACACCAACGTGATCGCGACCGAGATGTACAACCAGGCGTTCCGGTACGGCGAGAACGGGCAGGGCTCGGCGCTCGCGGTCTTCCTGTTCGTCCTGGTCCTGCCGCTCGTGATCTACCAGATCCGCAACCTGCGCAAGCAGCGGGAGGGCTGA
- a CDS encoding ABC transporter substrate-binding protein produces the protein MAFARSRQALAVTGVLGLALGVAACGTGNDKKSDKAGSAECAAYEKYQGHDGKKVSIYSSIRDIEDERLQQSWKEFEDCTGIKIDHEGSGEFEAQLPVRVDGGNAPDIAFIPQPGLLKRFVDSGKLKPAGADTKAMAEQNYSPDWLKYSTVNGQFYGAPLGSNVKSFVWYSPKMFKEKGWSVPTTWQELIDLSDKIAASGTKPWCAGIESGDATGWPATDWIEDVLLRTGGPEVYDKWTTHEIPFNDPQVATAVNQAGTILKNEKYVNGGFGGVKSIATTSFQEAGGPVLTGKCALHRQASFYANQWAKGTKVAEDGDVFAFYFPAVDPAKGKPVLGGGEFVAAFADRPEVQAVQTYLASGEYANSRAKIGDWVSANKKLDINNVPNPVDKLSVGILQDEKTVFRFDGSDLMPAAVGAGTFWKGMVAWINGKDTTTVLNDIEGSWK, from the coding sequence ATGGCGTTTGCCAGATCACGCCAGGCGCTCGCGGTCACCGGCGTGCTGGGGCTGGCGCTCGGCGTCGCCGCCTGCGGCACCGGCAACGACAAGAAGAGCGACAAGGCGGGCTCGGCCGAGTGCGCCGCATACGAGAAGTACCAGGGACACGACGGCAAGAAGGTCTCGATCTACTCGTCCATCCGGGACATCGAGGACGAGCGCCTCCAGCAGTCCTGGAAGGAGTTCGAGGACTGCACCGGCATCAAGATCGACCACGAGGGCTCCGGCGAGTTCGAGGCCCAGCTCCCCGTCCGGGTGGACGGCGGCAACGCCCCCGACATCGCCTTCATCCCGCAGCCGGGCCTGCTCAAGCGGTTCGTCGACTCGGGCAAGCTCAAGCCGGCCGGCGCCGACACCAAGGCGATGGCCGAGCAGAACTACTCCCCCGACTGGCTGAAGTACAGCACCGTCAACGGCCAGTTCTACGGCGCTCCGCTGGGCTCCAACGTGAAGTCCTTCGTGTGGTACTCGCCGAAGATGTTCAAGGAGAAGGGCTGGTCGGTCCCGACCACCTGGCAGGAGCTGATCGACCTCAGCGACAAGATCGCGGCCAGCGGCACCAAGCCGTGGTGCGCCGGCATCGAGTCCGGTGACGCCACCGGCTGGCCGGCCACCGACTGGATCGAGGACGTCCTGCTGCGTACCGGCGGGCCCGAGGTCTACGACAAGTGGACCACCCACGAGATCCCGTTCAACGACCCGCAGGTCGCCACGGCCGTCAACCAGGCCGGCACGATCCTCAAGAACGAGAAGTACGTCAACGGCGGCTTCGGCGGCGTGAAGAGCATCGCCACCACCTCGTTCCAGGAGGCGGGCGGCCCGGTTCTCACCGGCAAGTGCGCGCTGCACCGCCAGGCGTCCTTCTACGCCAACCAGTGGGCGAAGGGCACCAAGGTGGCCGAGGACGGCGACGTCTTCGCGTTCTACTTCCCGGCCGTCGACCCGGCCAAGGGCAAGCCGGTGCTGGGCGGCGGCGAGTTCGTCGCGGCCTTCGCCGACCGCCCCGAGGTCCAGGCGGTGCAGACCTACCTGGCCTCCGGCGAGTACGCCAACAGCCGCGCCAAGATCGGCGACTGGGTGTCCGCGAACAAGAAGCTGGACATCAACAACGTCCCGAACCCGGTGGACAAGCTCTCCGTGGGCATCCTGCAGGACGAGAAGACCGTCTTCCGCTTCGACGGCTCGGACCTGATGCCGGCCGCGGTCGGCGCGGGCACCTTCTGGAAGGGCATGGTCGCCTGGATCAACGGCAAGGACACCACCACCGTCCTGAACGACATCGAGGGCAGCTGGAAGTGA
- a CDS encoding M23 family metallopeptidase, which translates to MRKRWLSLAAGVAVLAATLVPAAPAMAAPTFKVPFPCGQSWSGQTRTDHSPANAIDFNRTDDLGDPVVASAPGTVDVVTNLGDTSYGKYVRINHGGGYTTYYAHLNAFNVSVGQTVGYGRVIGYVGTTGGSTGPHLHYEQRLSGSSIKIKFNGAQALYWGTKTYTSDNGCSGSNTGAGTVNTAGTALTVRSGPGTGYSAVGTVADGAGVTIYCQTSGTTVTGTYGTSAIWDRIGSGRFISDAYVYTGYDGYIPSVPRC; encoded by the coding sequence ATGCGTAAGCGGTGGCTCAGTCTCGCGGCGGGGGTGGCGGTCCTGGCCGCGACCCTGGTGCCGGCGGCGCCGGCGATGGCCGCGCCGACCTTCAAGGTCCCGTTCCCGTGCGGCCAGTCCTGGTCCGGGCAGACCCGGACGGACCACAGCCCGGCCAACGCGATCGACTTCAACCGGACCGACGACCTGGGCGACCCGGTGGTCGCCAGCGCGCCCGGCACGGTCGACGTGGTGACCAACCTCGGCGACACCAGCTACGGCAAGTACGTGCGGATCAACCACGGTGGCGGCTACACCACCTACTACGCCCACCTCAACGCCTTCAACGTCTCGGTCGGGCAGACCGTCGGGTACGGGCGGGTCATCGGGTACGTGGGCACCACCGGCGGCTCCACCGGCCCGCACCTGCACTACGAGCAGCGCCTGAGCGGCAGCTCCATCAAGATCAAGTTCAACGGCGCGCAGGCGCTCTACTGGGGCACCAAGACCTACACCAGCGACAACGGCTGCTCCGGGTCGAACACCGGCGCCGGCACGGTGAACACCGCGGGCACGGCGCTCACGGTGCGCTCCGGCCCCGGCACCGGCTACAGCGCGGTCGGCACGGTCGCCGACGGCGCGGGCGTGACGATCTACTGCCAGACCAGCGGGACCACGGTCACCGGCACCTACGGCACCAGCGCGATCTGGGACCGGATCGGCTCCGGCCGGTTCATCTCCGACGCGTACGTCTACACCGGGTACGACGGCTACATCCCCAGCGTGCCCCGCTGCTGA
- a CDS encoding TspO/MBR family protein — translation MEISQRAGRRTAGARKWWALAGFGVATFAAAAVGGLGVRGTSAEYQSLEQPAWAPPSWLFGPVWTVLYALIAVAGWLVWRRVGFGPALWAWCVQLVLNAIWTPLFFGAGRYGLAFAEIVLMWLAIGVTVVLFRRVSRPATLLMLPYWAWVTFAAALNLAIWRLNA, via the coding sequence ATGGAGATATCGCAGCGTGCCGGCCGCCGTACCGCCGGGGCCCGGAAGTGGTGGGCGCTGGCGGGCTTCGGCGTCGCCACGTTCGCCGCCGCCGCCGTGGGCGGACTGGGCGTCCGGGGCACCTCGGCCGAATACCAGAGCCTGGAGCAGCCCGCCTGGGCGCCGCCGTCGTGGCTGTTCGGACCGGTCTGGACCGTGCTCTACGCGCTGATCGCGGTCGCCGGCTGGCTGGTCTGGCGCCGGGTCGGGTTCGGCCCCGCGCTCTGGGCCTGGTGCGTCCAACTGGTGCTCAACGCGATCTGGACCCCGCTGTTCTTCGGCGCCGGCCGCTACGGGCTGGCGTTCGCCGAGATCGTGCTGATGTGGCTGGCGATCGGCGTGACCGTGGTCCTGTTCCGGCGGGTGTCCCGGCCGGCGACGCTGCTCATGCTGCCGTACTGGGCCTGGGTCACGTTCGCCGCCGCGCTGAACCTCGCCATCTGGCGGTTGAACGCCTGA
- a CDS encoding GPGG-motif small membrane protein, producing MELILWILAVVLVVAGILALFRRQILWGIVLIVVGLLVGPGGVSIFNT from the coding sequence ATGGAGCTGATTCTCTGGATTCTCGCAGTCGTACTCGTGGTCGCCGGAATTCTCGCCCTGTTCCGCCGGCAGATCCTCTGGGGCATCGTCCTCATCGTCGTCGGCCTGCTGGTCGGACCGGGTGGTGTCAGCATCTTCAACACGTAA